One genomic segment of Anaerolineae bacterium includes these proteins:
- a CDS encoding YlxR family protein: MRTCVGCREVLPKRALIRVVRTPEGVQVDPTGRLPGRGAYLHDRRRCWEQALKRGALDRALRVTLTPEDRERLRSFMATLPGEDEGEVGEDTM, encoded by the coding sequence ATGCGCACTTGTGTGGGATGCCGTGAGGTGCTGCCCAAGCGGGCTTTGATCCGCGTGGTGCGCACTCCGGAGGGGGTGCAGGTGGACCCCACGGGCCGCCTGCCGGGACGGGGCGCCTATTTGCACGACCGGCGTCGTTGTTGGGAGCAAGCCTTAAAGCGGGGTGCCTTGGACCGGGCCTTGAGGGTGACCCTGACCCCAGAAGACCGGGAGCGGTTGCGGTCGTTCATGGCTACGCTGCCTGGGGAGGATGAGGGCGAAGTCGGAGAGGATACGATGTGA